From Faecalicatena sp. Marseille-Q4148:
TACATAATCCTGATTCACTTCCCGCTTTTTTCCGACATCTGTCATTGAAAATGCTTTCATTAATGAATCCTCCCGAATCTATGCTAATCCTTCGTGTAACGTCTTCTTAACTGTCCACAGGCTCCATCAATATCAGAACCCATTTCTCTTCTTATAGTAACATTTAATTTTTCTTTTTCAAGCCTATTTTTAAAATTCAGCGCACTTTCCCTTGTCGGCCGAACATAATCCCGTTCCTTGATCGGATTGACCGGAATCAGATTCAAATGACAGTTTCGATGTCCAAGAAGCGCGATTAATTCTTTGGCATCTTCTTCTGTATCGTTTACTCCGTGCACAAGACTGTATTCAAACGTCATCCTCCGGCCTGTGTTCTCGAAATATTCATCACAGGCCTCCATCACTTCTGAAAGCTCATATTTATTCGCCACCGGCATCAATTTCCTGCGTTTCTCCTGCGTAGCCCCGTGCAAGGACAGCGCCAGCGTAATCTGCAGATTTTCTTTTGCAAGCCGTTTCATATTCGGTACGATCCCGCATGTAGACAGCGTAATATTTCTCTGGCTGATGTGAAGACCATTCTCATCACTTAACATATGTATAAATTTAACCATATTTTCGTAATTATCAAGTGGTTCTCCGGTTCCCATAACAACCACATTCGATACTCGCTCTCCTGTCAGACGCTGAATCGCATAAATCTGTCCGAGCATTTCAGAAGGCGCAAGATTTCTCACAAGTCCTCCGATTGTAGACGCACAGAACCGACATCCCATCCGGCAGCCTACCTGGGAAGAAATGCATACAGAATTGCCATGCTTATAGCGCATCAGAACACTTTCAACCATATTTCCATCAGAAAGACAAAACAAAAATTTATTCGTTCCATCCAATTTTGAAATCTGCCGTTCCTCTAACTCAACCTTTGGAATTACATAGGAATGAGAAAGTTTTTCTCTTAACGGCTTTGACAGGTTCGTCATCTCCTCAAAGGAATCTGCCAGTTTCACATGCAGCCACTCATAGATCTGCTTACTCCGAAATGCTTTTTCTCCAATGAATTCCATTTCTTTTTTTAATTCTGCAAGTGTGAATGACCTGATATCCTTTTGTTCCATGTTCTACTCCTTTTTTTGAAATGCTGAAATAAAAAATCCATCACTTTTATGTATGCCCGGCAGAAGCTTCAGCATATTTCCTTCAACTGCTGATTTTAAGCTGTCACAAACTGCCTCTGAAAGTGAAACCGGAAGAAATTCCGGCGCAGCTTCCAGAAACCAGCTTACATTCTCTTCATTTTCTTCTCTGTTCAGCGTACAAGTGCTGTAGATTAATTTCCCTCCCGGTTTTACATATGTCCGGACTACTGTCAAAATCTCTCTTTGCAGCTTTACAAGCTCTTTTTGCATTTCCTGTGTAATATTGTATTTTAAATCTGTCTTTTTTCCAAGCACGCCAAGTCCGGAACATGGAAGATCTGCAATTACAATATCTGCTCTTCCTTCCGATTCCAAAACCGGCACAGTTGCATCCTGGCAGGAAACAGTTACGTTTTCAAAGCCAAGACGCATTACATTTTCTTCAATCAGTTCTGTTTTATAAGCGGTCAGATCTCTTGCTTCCACAAGTCCTGTCCCTTCCAGTTTTTCTGCCATGTGAAGCGCTTTTCCTCCCGGCGCCGCACACACATCGATTACATGGTCTCCCTTTTTCGGTGCTGCAATCTCTGTCACAAGCATGGAACTCAGATCCTGAACTTGAAATGCACCATCCTGAAAGCTCTTAAGGCTTCCGAGATAGTCAAATCCGCTAATCCAATATGCATAAGGCAGATATGGATGTGGTTTCACATTCACGCCTTCTTCCTGAAGCAGCTCTGCAAGTTTCTCAGGTGTCTGCTTCTGAAGATTACACCGGATTGTCAGCGGTTTTTCTTTCTGAAAATCTCCAAATATCTTTTCTGTGATTTCACGTCCATACTGTTTCAGGAATTGTTCTGTCATCCACTCCGGAATGGAATAGCGGACAGAAAGATAAGTCACTGCATCTTTCTCATCCGGCCATTTTACCTGATCTTTATTCCGTCCCACAGTTCTTAATACACCATTGACGAAACCTTTCAGATTCCGGAAGCCTTTCTTTACAGCAAGTTTTACCGCCTCATTGCAGACTGCAGAATCCGGAACGCTGTCCATATAACACATCTGATATACAGCGCTTCTTAAAATCATCCGGATGACCGGTTTCATTTTGTTTACTTTTACACTGGAAAACTGATTCAGAATATAATCAATCTCTATCATATGTTCGAGCGTTCCCTCTGTCACTCTTGTAATAAATGCACGCTCCCGTTTCTCCAGGTACTGGTATTTCCCAAGCGTATTCTGAAGCGCCACATGACTTTTTACATGGTCCCGCATAATTTCAAGAAGAATTTCCAGCACAAGTTCTCTCTCATTGATTTCTTTAGTCATTGTCCCTTCTTCCTCCTGTCAGGAGCAGAATTCTGAGAAGCTGCAAAATAGCTCCTGCCGCTCCAGCCACATAAGTAAGGGCTGCCGCTCCAAGTACTTTCTTTGCAGCTCCTAGTTCATCTTCCGCAAGCATTCCCGTAGAACCTAAAATCCGGATTGCGCGACCGGATGCATTGAACTCTACCGGAAGTGTTATAATCTGAAAAAGCACTGCCATAGAAAACGCAAGAATCCCGATATTGATCAGCCAGGAAGCACTTTCTCCTCTAATAAATAGGCCCATTACGATTAACGGCCACGCAATTGCAGAACCAAAGTTTGCCACCGGAACAAGCGCCCCGCGAATCGTAAGCGGTGCATAGCTGCCGGCATGTTGAAGTGCATGACCACACTCATGTGCGGCAACTCCTACTGCTGCCACAGAGGTTGATCCATAAGTCGCATCCGAAAGTCGAAGCACTTTTCTTCTTGGATCATAATGGTCTGTCAGCTGTCCCGAAACATGTTCTACCCGAACATCATAAATACCTGCCTGTCTAAGTATACGCTCTGCTGCCTCACGCCCGGTCAGCCCTGCCCGGTTCTGAATATACGAATACTTCGCATAAGTCGATTTTACTTTCGCCGATGCAAGAAGACTGAGCACTACACCGATGAAAACTAAAATATACGTTGGATCAAAATACATTGGATAATAAAACATACTGTTCCCTCCTAATTACAATGTGCTCCCCCAAGCATCATTCCTTCTGCAATTTGGTATCCCCGCATAAACGAAGCGCTGTCCATACGTTTCTTTCCCGGGATCTGAAGTTCCTGAATCAGAAGGCTTCCCTTTCCTGTCTGCACTTCAAATCCTTCTTTTGTAACTTTTACTACAGTGCCCGGTGCTTTCCCGGACGCTGTGTCTGTCACATCTGCCGCCCAGATTTTCATAACCTTTCCATCCCATTGTGTATAAGCACTTGGCCAGGAATTGAGCCCGCGGATCAGCTGTTCAATTGCTTTGGCATCCTGTGTCCAGTCAATTTCTCCCATTTTCTTATCCAGCATCTTCGCATATGCCGTTGGAGAATCTCCCTGTTTCTCCGGAACAATTGTATGCTCCTCAAGTCCCTTTAACGTCTCAACACAGAGTGCTGCTCCCGCTGCCGCCAGCTTGTCATGAAGACTCTCTCCTGTTTCTTTCGGTTCCAGCGCAACCTCTGTTTTCAGCAGCATATCTCCTGTATCCAGCCCTTCATCCATCTGCATCGTTGTAACTCCGCTGACTGTCTCGCCATTAATAACCGCCCACTGGATCGGAGCCGCACCGCGATACTTCGGAAGAAGAGAAGCATGCACATTCACGCAGCCATATGGCGTCAGTTCCAGTATCTCTTTCGGAAGAATCTGGCCAAATGCAATTACAACCATAATATCTGCTTCGTATTTCTTCAGTTCTTCAATACATTCTGCATTGCGGATTCTCTTCGGCTGATAAACCGGAATCCCATGTTTCTCTGCTGCAATCTTTACCGGAGTAAACTGCATTTCTTTTCCTCGTCCCTTTGGTTTGTCCGGCTGTGTGACCGCCAACACCACTTCATGCCCTGCCGCTACAAGCGCTTCCAGTGTTCCAACAGAGAACTCCGGTGTTCCCATAAATATTACTCTCATTTTATTCTTCCTCCGGTTCCGGCGCTTCCACATCGTGAAGCTCCCCTTCCACATGTGCTACATAAAGAATTCCATCCAGATGTTCAATCTCATGGCAGAAAGCTCTTGCAAGCAGACCTTCTCCTTCCATCTCAAATGGTTTCATATCCTGGTCAAGCGCCCGGATCTTAACTACATTTGGACGAGTGACTGTTCCTGATTTCCCCGGAACACTTAAACAGCCTTCCTCTCCTGTCTGCTCTCCGGATGTTTCAATGATCTCCGGATTCACAAGGACAATCGGGCCTTCTCCGACATCAATAACAACAAGTCGTTTTAAAATACCAACCTGAGGCGCTGCAAGACCTACACCATATGCCTCATACATCGTATCTAACATATCATCGATCAGAATCTTTGTGCGCAGCGTCATCTTGTCTACCGGTTTACAAACTTTTGTTAATACTTCATCTCCGATTTCACGGATTTTTCTAATTGCCATATCCAATTCCTCCCTGTCTGTTGTTTTTATGACTATTGATATTACAAACATACCTCTGCTGTCAGCAGTTAAAAAACTCCCATTGGATTCAGATCAAACTGAATCCGTATTTTTCGGTAACCTTCATTGATCTCAATATATGCTTCTGCCTGATCTTTTACTTCAATCAGCGCGCCTTCCGTCTCACTTTTCACATAAATGATCCGCCGATACACATCATTTACCTTACCGACATAAGGACTGGCCGGCCCAATGATCTCCATGCGTATCTCTTCTTTCTTTTGCTTTTTCAAAAGCATCTGCATATACTCTTTCAAATAACGGCATCCCCGTTCCAGAAGCAATTCATCTTCCGATGACAGCAATACTGCCATCAACTGCTCTGCCGGCGGATACCCCATCAAACTCCGATATTTCATCTCTTCCTTATAAAATTGTTCATAATCCTGCTTTGCTGCATCTACAATACTGTAATGCTCCGGACTATATGTCTGAATCACAACACTTCCTGCCAGTTCTCCCCGGCCTGCCCGGCCTGCTGCCTGCACAAGAAGCTGAAAGGTGCGCTCTCCTGCGCGGTAATCATCGGTGTAAAGCGACATATCTGCCGCCAGAATTCCCACAAGCGTTACTTTCGGAAAATCATGCCCTTTTACGATCATCTGAGTACCGATCAGAATATCTGCCTCCTCATTGGCAAACGCAGATAAAATCTTTTCATGCCCATCCTTTGTTTTTGTTGTATCCATATCCATCCGCAGCACGCGCGCTTCGGGAAATTCCCGCTTCACAAGTTCCTCAATCTGCTGCGTCCCTGCCCGAAAAGCGCCAATATGCACTGAGCCACATTCCGGGCAGGCATGGATCATCTGTGTTTCATAACCACAATAATGGCAGACCAACTTTCCATTTCTGTGTGAAGAAAGCGAAATATCACAGTGAGGACATTTTACTACATATCCACAGGACCTGCAAGCCAGGAAGCCCGCATATCCTCTCCGATTTAAGAAAAGTATACTCTGCTCTCTTCTGCGAAGCCTGTCCTCCATTAATTCATGCAGGCGCTCACTTAAAATTGACCTGTTCCCTTTTCTGAGTTCCTCTCTGAGATCTACAATTTCCGTCTCCGGAAGCTTCTGCCTGGTTGCTCTGTTCTGCAACGTCAGGAGCTTATATTCTCCCTTTTCTGCCCGGTAATAAGATTCCAGCGATGGGGTGGCAGAGCCAAGCACAACACTTGCTCCCTCAAGCGCAGCCCGCGCTTCCGCAGTTTCTCTTGCGTGGTAACGCGGCGTTTGTTCACTCTTATAAGTTCCTTCATGCTCCTCATCGATCACGATCAGTCCCAATGCCGGAAAGGGCGTAAACAGCGCTGACCGCGGTCCGATCATCACATCCAGTTCTCCTTTTTTGGCGCGTTCCATTTGGTCAAACCGCTCTCCTGCCGACATCCTGGAATTCAGAATGGATACTCTCTCTCCAAACTTCCGATAAAACCGCATAACTGTCTGATAGGTCAAAGCAATCTCCGGAATCAGCACAATAGCTTGTTTTCCGTCTTCTACAACTTTCCGGATCATCTCAATATAGACTTCCGTCTTTCCGCTTCCGGTAACCCCATGTACCAGATAAGTTCCCTTAATTCCCGCTTCATAATCCCTGCAAAAACAATGAATTGCATTTTGTTGTTCTTCCGTATAAATCAATGGGACTGTATTTTGTTCCTGCGCTGTTGCCCGGATTGGATTACGAAATTCCTGTTCTGTCTCAATCGTCAGAAGTCCTCTCTCCTTTAGCGCATCAACTACCGTCTTTGTAATATTCAGCTTACGCTTCAGTAATTCATACGCAATAACTTCATCATCCAGAAACGCCGCCATCAGCCTTGCTCTTGCCTGCTGATGCTGCCCCAAAAACTGCTCCAGATACCTTTCTCCTTCTTCTTTTGAAACCGTTCTCCTGACATAGCGTTTTTCTTTCACACGTTCTTTCTTTTTAATCGGAAGCACCGTCTTCAGCGCCTGAATCATCGTCCCTCCGTAATGCTCTTTCATCCAGGCCGCAAGCGCCACCAGACGCGCAGTAATATCTATGCCGTCTTCACAAATTCCGGATATTGATTTTACCTTCTCCGGATCAAATTCACAAATCTTTGAAAATCCAACGATATATCCTCTCGTCTCCTTGTTACCCCGCCCAAAAGGCACAAGAACCTCTGTACCGACTTTAAGCATCCCTTCCAAATCGGAAGGGATGCTGTATTCAAATACTCTATCCAGCTTTTCATGCGTAATGTCCACTATAATTCGGGCGTACATGAATCACTCTCCTCTTCTTTTAAAATCTCAGCGATCAGAACTCTTTCATCCATTGGATATTTTACTCCTCGGATTTCCTGATAATCTTCATGTCCTTTTCCTGCCAGAATAATAATATCTCCCGGCTGTCCGTGGCGGATCGCATAGCGGATCGCTTCTTTCCGGTCACAAATTTCCACATAAATTCCATCTGTTTTTTCAATTCCGATTTTAATATCATCAATAATCGCCTGCGGCTCTTCAAATCTCGGATTATCTGATGTGATAATCGTCAGATCTGCAAGTCGGCCGGATACCTCTCCCATTTCATAGCGCCGCGTCTTAGAACGGTTTCCACCGCATCCAAATACGCAGACAAGACGTTTCGGATTATATTCCTTCAATGTCATCAAAAGGCTCTCAAGACTCATGGCATTGTGCGCATAATCAAGCATCAGTGTAAATTCATCTGATACTTTGACCATCTCTGTGCGTCCTTTTACTTTGGCATACTTCAGCGCTTTCTGGATTACATGTGTCGGTACATTAAAATGTCTGCAGACAGCGATCGCTGTTAAAGAATTGTACACATTGAATTTCCCCGGAATATCAATCTCCACATCAAAATCCATCGTTCCCGCTGCATGATAGGCAATTCCGAGATACCCCGGCTTATGAACCAATTTTGTCTGTTCTGCCCGAAGATCTGCCTCTTCGCTAAATCCAAAGGTTTCAATCTTGCATGTGGCATCCCGGAAAACATCTTTAAAATACGGATCATCCGCATTAGCAATTCCCAGTCTGCACTGCTTGAATAAAAGCCCTTTACATCTTTTATAGTCCTCAAAATCTTTATGTTCATTCGGTCCAATGTGATCTTCCCCAAGATTTGTAAAAATACCGATCTCAAATAGAATTCCGGCGGTACGGTGGAGCATCAGCCCCTGTGAAGATACTTCCATCACAACGCTGTCGCATCCTGCTTCAACCATTTCCCGAAAGTACTGATGAATCGTAAAAGATTCCGGTGTTGTATTCTTTGCCGGAATCACTTTATCTCCGATAATCGCCTCAATCGTTCCGATCAGCCCCACTTTATGGCCAACTTGCTCCAAAATAGATTTCACCATATACGTTGTCGTTGTCTTTCCCTTTGTTCCGGTAATTCCAATGACGCGCAGCTGTTCTGCCGGATATCCAAAGTAAGCTGCCGATGCCAGCGCCAGTGCATATCTCGTATCATCTACCCGAATAACCGTTACTTCCGGCGGAGCAGTCACATCCTTCTCTACAATCAGAGCTATCGCCCCTTTTTCTGTTACCTCCGGAATAAAATCATGGCCATCCACAACTGCGCCGCTGATACAGACAAAGACAGATCCCGGCACGACCTTTCTCGAATCATTTGTCAACTCAGTAATTTCAATGCTGTCGCTTCCCTGCACGACAGAGTATTCTATACGCTCTAATAATCTGCTTAATTTCATATACGATCAGCCTCTTTTTCCTCAAATTTTATATACAGAAATTCTCGAATCCGCAAGCGGAGCAAAGACCTTTCTGCACTCTATTAAGATACCACTGATTTATATGCCGCGTCAAATAAATTCCACCCTTTCCCCTTCTGAAAAAACATATTATAATATAAAGAAAAACTATTTTAATTATTTATCAAAGGAGGAATTTCCATGCAGTCAAATCAGCCCCAATTTCACGGAAGTGACCTGGAAACAATTGCTGCCTATTATCATATTTCCCAGAATGATATCATTAATTACAGCTCCAATGTAAATCCTCTCGGTCTTTCTGAGGCATTTCAGGCAGCCGTGGCACAGCATATTACCTGTGTCTGCAGTTATCCTGACCGAAACTATACCACACTCAAACATGCTATCGCCTCATACTGTCATACCGTTCCTGAACACCTTCTGATCGGAAGCGGTGCAACTGAATTAATTTCACT
This genomic window contains:
- the rlmN gene encoding 23S rRNA (adenine(2503)-C(2))-methyltransferase RlmN; its protein translation is MEQKDIRSFTLAELKKEMEFIGEKAFRSKQIYEWLHVKLADSFEEMTNLSKPLREKLSHSYVIPKVELEERQISKLDGTNKFLFCLSDGNMVESVLMRYKHGNSVCISSQVGCRMGCRFCASTIGGLVRNLAPSEMLGQIYAIQRLTGERVSNVVVMGTGEPLDNYENMVKFIHMLSDENGLHISQRNITLSTCGIVPNMKRLAKENLQITLALSLHGATQEKRRKLMPVANKYELSEVMEACDEYFENTGRRMTFEYSLVHGVNDTEEDAKELIALLGHRNCHLNLIPVNPIKERDYVRPTRESALNFKNRLEKEKLNVTIRREMGSDIDGACGQLRRRYTKD
- the rsmB gene encoding 16S rRNA (cytosine(967)-C(5))-methyltransferase RsmB, with the protein product MTKEINERELVLEILLEIMRDHVKSHVALQNTLGKYQYLEKRERAFITRVTEGTLEHMIEIDYILNQFSSVKVNKMKPVIRMILRSAVYQMCYMDSVPDSAVCNEAVKLAVKKGFRNLKGFVNGVLRTVGRNKDQVKWPDEKDAVTYLSVRYSIPEWMTEQFLKQYGREITEKIFGDFQKEKPLTIRCNLQKQTPEKLAELLQEEGVNVKPHPYLPYAYWISGFDYLGSLKSFQDGAFQVQDLSSMLVTEIAAPKKGDHVIDVCAAPGGKALHMAEKLEGTGLVEARDLTAYKTELIEENVMRLGFENVTVSCQDATVPVLESEGRADIVIADLPCSGLGVLGKKTDLKYNITQEMQKELVKLQREILTVVRTYVKPGGKLIYSTCTLNREENEENVSWFLEAAPEFLPVSLSEAVCDSLKSAVEGNMLKLLPGIHKSDGFFISAFQKKE
- a CDS encoding zinc metallopeptidase, with amino-acid sequence MFYYPMYFDPTYILVFIGVVLSLLASAKVKSTYAKYSYIQNRAGLTGREAAERILRQAGIYDVRVEHVSGQLTDHYDPRRKVLRLSDATYGSTSVAAVGVAAHECGHALQHAGSYAPLTIRGALVPVANFGSAIAWPLIVMGLFIRGESASWLINIGILAFSMAVLFQIITLPVEFNASGRAIRILGSTGMLAEDELGAAKKVLGAAALTYVAGAAGAILQLLRILLLTGGRRDND
- the fmt gene encoding methionyl-tRNA formyltransferase translates to MRVIFMGTPEFSVGTLEALVAAGHEVVLAVTQPDKPKGRGKEMQFTPVKIAAEKHGIPVYQPKRIRNAECIEELKKYEADIMVVIAFGQILPKEILELTPYGCVNVHASLLPKYRGAAPIQWAVINGETVSGVTTMQMDEGLDTGDMLLKTEVALEPKETGESLHDKLAAAGAALCVETLKGLEEHTIVPEKQGDSPTAYAKMLDKKMGEIDWTQDAKAIEQLIRGLNSWPSAYTQWDGKVMKIWAADVTDTASGKAPGTVVKVTKEGFEVQTGKGSLLIQELQIPGKKRMDSASFMRGYQIAEGMMLGGAHCN
- the def gene encoding peptide deformylase, whose translation is MAIRKIREIGDEVLTKVCKPVDKMTLRTKILIDDMLDTMYEAYGVGLAAPQVGILKRLVVIDVGEGPIVLVNPEIIETSGEQTGEEGCLSVPGKSGTVTRPNVVKIRALDQDMKPFEMEGEGLLARAFCHEIEHLDGILYVAHVEGELHDVEAPEPEEE
- the priA gene encoding primosomal protein N' encodes the protein MYARIIVDITHEKLDRVFEYSIPSDLEGMLKVGTEVLVPFGRGNKETRGYIVGFSKICEFDPEKVKSISGICEDGIDITARLVALAAWMKEHYGGTMIQALKTVLPIKKKERVKEKRYVRRTVSKEEGERYLEQFLGQHQQARARLMAAFLDDEVIAYELLKRKLNITKTVVDALKERGLLTIETEQEFRNPIRATAQEQNTVPLIYTEEQQNAIHCFCRDYEAGIKGTYLVHGVTGSGKTEVYIEMIRKVVEDGKQAIVLIPEIALTYQTVMRFYRKFGERVSILNSRMSAGERFDQMERAKKGELDVMIGPRSALFTPFPALGLIVIDEEHEGTYKSEQTPRYHARETAEARAALEGASVVLGSATPSLESYYRAEKGEYKLLTLQNRATRQKLPETEIVDLREELRKGNRSILSERLHELMEDRLRRREQSILFLNRRGYAGFLACRSCGYVVKCPHCDISLSSHRNGKLVCHYCGYETQMIHACPECGSVHIGAFRAGTQQIEELVKREFPEARVLRMDMDTTKTKDGHEKILSAFANEEADILIGTQMIVKGHDFPKVTLVGILAADMSLYTDDYRAGERTFQLLVQAAGRAGRGELAGSVVIQTYSPEHYSIVDAAKQDYEQFYKEEMKYRSLMGYPPAEQLMAVLLSSEDELLLERGCRYLKEYMQMLLKKQKKEEIRMEIIGPASPYVGKVNDVYRRIIYVKSETEGALIEVKDQAEAYIEINEGYRKIRIQFDLNPMGVF
- a CDS encoding UDP-N-acetylmuramoyl-L-alanyl-D-glutamate--2,6-diaminopimelate ligase encodes the protein MKLSRLLERIEYSVVQGSDSIEITELTNDSRKVVPGSVFVCISGAVVDGHDFIPEVTEKGAIALIVEKDVTAPPEVTVIRVDDTRYALALASAAYFGYPAEQLRVIGITGTKGKTTTTYMVKSILEQVGHKVGLIGTIEAIIGDKVIPAKNTTPESFTIHQYFREMVEAGCDSVVMEVSSQGLMLHRTAGILFEIGIFTNLGEDHIGPNEHKDFEDYKRCKGLLFKQCRLGIANADDPYFKDVFRDATCKIETFGFSEEADLRAEQTKLVHKPGYLGIAYHAAGTMDFDVEIDIPGKFNVYNSLTAIAVCRHFNVPTHVIQKALKYAKVKGRTEMVKVSDEFTLMLDYAHNAMSLESLLMTLKEYNPKRLVCVFGCGGNRSKTRRYEMGEVSGRLADLTIITSDNPRFEEPQAIIDDIKIGIEKTDGIYVEICDRKEAIRYAIRHGQPGDIIILAGKGHEDYQEIRGVKYPMDERVLIAEILKEEESDSCTPEL